ATAACTCAAATAGCATATAAATATtgcttaaattaaaaaaaaaatgtcttaaattgaaaaaagaagaacTTTGTTGTTGCCACGGTTGGCATTGAGAAAATCCTACATgacagtaaaaaaatataaatgaaatggaAAAGTTATAGATGCATTTTGATGAGATTGTTTTATgagaataacatttatatatacaaataaaaaaatcacaccaaattcattaaaatcttattaataaaataatccaTTACAACTTTATATAACTTTGAATACCAATATTCttgtataatattaaacaatatCGCTCGAATTTATTGCCCTCTAAAAAAAAGTCCTGATATTATTTGTtggatattataatatattttttaaatatttttaaatatttattaaataatgatatttcccataaaaacatattttgaaattcTAATCGTATATACCCTTAAGTCACCCAGAGGACATATACAATACAACCAATTtcacaatattaataaaataaattaaaagagttaaaaatatgaagagTAGGGATTTCCCCAAACACAAGGGCTAGAGTTTTCCCTGCTTTttctaaattgaaaaaacttgaAGTTTGAAAAAATATCAAATCTTTACTCTTTTGTTCAAGCTTGTATATCAAATTTGAAACCAGAATAATCATGGCTTGAAATATGTTTTatcaatataacaataaaaagtaTGTACTTCTACTTTTGATGAAAacctaattatttaaaaggtatGTCATTATTATTGAGTAGTTTAAGAAGTCAATgtgagaaaataatattattcaaattaattaatctcAATAATTCAAAATGATCTTCAACTTCtctaatcatatatatatatatatataatttggagTCTAGATTCTCATTTCCTAACcctaatattacaaaaataaaactatttctaCATAACAAATCCTGTATTGTAATATAATAACTTATATCTCTTCAACCctaaaacaatacaaaatatagTCTAAAGTCTATAtaaacaagaataaaataattcgACAATTTAAAGAATTTAGACAAAACCATAAAAACTTGAACATTTTATGGATAATATGCTGCAGTAGATTTGCCCCCACAGAAATCACATGCAAAAGCCTATCTTctaatatcttatttatatgaCATGCAAAATTAATCTAAGATTATTGAGAAATAAAATCTAATTACAAAGATTTAATTTGCTCTTATATATCTCTTCATTGATTAtgaaaagattggccaaaaacaatttcttttttacgaaaaagaaacacaaaaatagaaaagtgATTTTAGTCACTTGCTCAATACTCTTGATGCTCAATATATTATAAACCCTAAAGTATGTTGAAATCTAATTATTCCTTCTTCTCACCTATAAACATGCGTAGGTATCTAGTATTGGCATATCTTCTTTAATTCATTTTGCTCCTAATTTTTTATGCAAACGATTCTCTTCTTCTGTTTTGAATTTTGTCATAGCAACCAATGaatattttctcttctttttttatctcatttttgtaatatttttactttactctaaattctaAACCCTAAATCTTAAATCTTCACATATCTAAATGAGTcctaaaattttcattttatcttataatGGCTAAAAGTCgataaagatttaaaattaattgttgacAATGCCAAGAAAATAActggaaaaagagaaaataaataaataaaaaggttttattAGTAAAGATAGATTAAAGCATActacatattaaatatttgaaagaaaatatataatataacatgtCAAATCCAATGAGAAAACAATGCATATAAAGTGAGCATCTTTTATACCAGAGAAAAGTGTGATTTATAcactttatttattaaacttgtgacatatatatatataaattgatagTCATAAATAATGCTTCCaatagttataataattatactaCTAACAAACTTTCTAATTGTTTTCGACCTTTGTTGTGAAATAACAATAAACTAATATCCgtaaattaacaaaacataaatccTCGTCGGGCTTGATGTCTTTAAAAATCAGTCAAGATTGTTTTCTATGAAACACAATAtccaaacatatatatacacacaaaatCTAAGCTATTACAAGTAAAGGGTTTTGACTTCTCTCacggataaaaagaaacatgtaaTACTAAGAAGGTAAAAAagtgattaaattttatttcggGAAAGtgacaatatattaatatagttcACTCCATAAACAAAAATACACTTTacgaataatttttttcttctttccttcttATCAATCACCcctctcttttatatatatattttctttttagcaGTGTGTAGGGCAGAGTCTATGAATACATTGATAGATCATGTCTTGTTCTTATTTTACAAACagtaaaaactttttaaaatttcaaattgatgtaaaataaattagtcTTAATTTCACAAgttgtatattaatttagttttgccAGCTGGTATGTGAAAGCAAGCAAATGACAAGGTTTCAAATGGGAATAATTCAACCCTAATTAACAAGATATACACGTGGAGTCAAAAGCTCTTGAAATAAGTCAAAAAACTGTTATAAACCGATGAAGAACTATTTGTAACCCTTGGGTCAACAACCCTGTGTGTGTATGTTCATTGATGACCTAGAGAAAACACAGACACACATAAACactatattattacttttagtAAAGTAATtgttcaacatgtgcaagaattACTTATTAGCTAAGGgttcaaatattttaggttttctcTTTGTCGAAAGGTAACCTAGGTTTCCTAAATAATCATCCAacctctctctcttctctctcttctctctctcaccCACTCCCCACATCCTCCAAAGATATAGACACAACATTTTAACTTCACCCCAtgatttaaaaagtttatataaatgtgGTTTTCaaagaaatgaataaaataagtaCATAGTTTAATCCCATgatgaatattttattgttcCGTATACTTTTCTGGTTGTGAGAATGGCTGCATGTTGCCCACTTTATTTGTCTCTCTCTTTCCCTTCCAACCTCATCCCATTAATCCATTTTCTGTGCAGTACTACTGAATTGATCCCTTTGTTTTTCTATTCGTTTTTGAGGTTTGAATCATTGGCCACTCCTAAAACTTCTTTTAAAATTCCCTctacataattttattcttcatgTTACTATTCtcatcattaaattaaatttctgttattttaattgctccaatttttttatttccttttgtttttctgtttaCACTTCTTTAGAGCTTTGTGTGTATGGCCGGCATAGACTTGGGTTCAGCATCGCATTTTGTTCATCATCGCCTTCAACGCCCGGACCTTGAAGACGATGACAACCAACACGACCAAGACGACACCAACAACAACGTTAACGATCACGAAGGGCTTGACCTAGTTGCCACAAATCAAGGTCATCCCGGTGATATTGTCGCTCGCAGGCCAAGAGGAAGACCTCCCGGTTCAAAGAACAAGCCCAAGCCACCTGTTATCATCACCAGAGAGAGTGCAAACACGCTTAGGGCTCACATCCTTGAAGTCACCACTGGCTGTGATGTCTTTGACTCCGTCGCTACCTACGCAAGGAAGCGCCAAAGAGGGATCTGTGTCCTCAGTGGGAGTGGCACCGTCACCAATGTCACGCTCCGCCAGCCCGCCGCAGCCGGCGCCGTTGTCACGCTTCACGGAAGGTTCGAGATCCTCTCTTTGTCGGGATCATTCCTCCCACCTCCTGCTCCGCCGGGTGCCACCAGTTTGACCGTCTTTCTCGGCGGAGGACAGGGCCAGGTTGTGGGTGGAAACGTTGTTGGCCCCTTGGTGGCTTCTGGGCCTGTTATTGTCATTGCTTCATCTTTTACTAATGTAGCATACGAGAGGTTGCCTTTGGATGAAGAAGAATCTATGCAGATGCAACAGGGACAGTCATCCggcggtggtggtggcggtggcgGTGGtagcggtggtggtggtggtggagtgAGTAATAACTCTTTTCCTGACCCTTCTTCAGGGCTTCCATTCTTCAATTTGCCCTTAAACATGCCTCAGTTACCTGTTGATGGTTGGGCTGGGAACTCCGGTGGAAGACAATCTTACTGATCCACCTTCTCTGGGGGCCACAAAGGTGAGAAGTTGAATTCATATCATATCATACATATATTTTGCATCCCTCTCTAAATTTCCTTCGAATTGTTTGTGAGGAAACTACTGATATATTTATCTGTTCAAGACTCTTTTGTTAATTTGGCTAGGTATGTTGTAAGAACTCAGTTTCTAGGAACAACTGTAAAACGTGTTTATCTTGGTTGTTGGAGTTGCTAGATTAGTGTCTGTTGTGCATTAACCTTGTTGAGATCAATAAATCATAGGCTCAAATCaataacacaaatatatatatgttttggaTTACGATGTTcggtttttgttttttcatcaaACATGTTATATATGTAGTTCCTTGTTTCCATGATTTAGCATATCTCGGGAGGAACATGGTTTTGGGTAGTTTAACCCTAACATGTGAAAACATTATAACAAAAACTTGAAGCTGCATATACATAACCTTCTGGCTCATCAAATAATCAAGACAAATGGATCACTTATCTTGTTTTGTTGGTATTCTAGCtagacaataattaattaagggAATCCTAACATTATTGCTTTTGACCGAGTGAAGTTCAACATCTCTCTCTTATAATTAAGTATTTCCACCACAAACAAGTG
This region of Vigna unguiculata cultivar IT97K-499-35 chromosome 5, ASM411807v1, whole genome shotgun sequence genomic DNA includes:
- the LOC114183107 gene encoding AT-hook motif nuclear-localized protein 23-like, which encodes MAGIDLGSASHFVHHRLQRPDLEDDDNQHDQDDTNNNVNDHEGLDLVATNQGHPGDIVARRPRGRPPGSKNKPKPPVIITRESANTLRAHILEVTTGCDVFDSVATYARKRQRGICVLSGSGTVTNVTLRQPAAAGAVVTLHGRFEILSLSGSFLPPPAPPGATSLTVFLGGGQGQVVGGNVVGPLVASGPVIVIASSFTNVAYERLPLDEEESMQMQQGQSSGGGGGGGGGSGGGGGGVSNNSFPDPSSGLPFFNLPLNMPQLPVDGWAGNSGGRQSY